One genomic segment of Rivularia sp. PCC 7116 includes these proteins:
- a CDS encoding cytochrome c: MDNQITKPDTLMGRIAFFSLAVLLAILLGIFAVNMVRTSDPYIKSVLSKTGNPTQGHAIFQINCAGCHGLEATGSVGPSLQAVSKHKSRYGLIHQVISGDTPPMPKFQPSTEEMADLLSYLESL; this comes from the coding sequence TTGGATAACCAGATTACCAAACCGGATACTCTAATGGGGCGAATCGCATTCTTTTCGTTAGCGGTTTTGCTAGCAATCCTATTAGGCATTTTTGCTGTAAACATGGTGAGAACTTCCGATCCCTATATCAAAAGTGTACTTTCTAAAACAGGAAATCCTACTCAAGGACACGCAATTTTTCAAATTAACTGTGCTGGCTGTCATGGTTTGGAAGCAACGGGAAGCGTAGGTCCTTCTCTACAAGCAGTGTCCAAACATAAATCTCGCTATGGACTGATTCACCAAGTTATTAGTGGAGATACCCCGCCAATGCCAAAATTTCAACCCAGTACGGAAGAAATGGCCGATTTGCTCAGTTATTTAGAAAGTCTTTAA
- a CDS encoding XisI protein, with protein sequence MDSLNSNYPDIIEKVLRDYAEFLGDDDNIQIELVFDRERNRYLLVEAGWQNGYRIYGTLIHIDIIDNKLWIQHDGTEEGVAIDLVAEGISKDKVVLGFRDFEERKISEFAAS encoded by the coding sequence ATGGATTCCTTGAATTCTAATTATCCCGACATTATCGAAAAAGTACTGCGAGATTATGCTGAATTTTTAGGTGATGATGACAACATACAAATAGAATTGGTATTTGATAGGGAACGCAATCGATATCTTTTAGTAGAAGCTGGATGGCAAAATGGTTATCGTATTTATGGTACTTTAATACATATAGATATTATTGATAATAAACTTTGGATTCAGCACGATGGAACTGAAGAAGGTGTTGCTATAGACTTGGTTGCTGAGGGAATTTCCAAAGATAAAGTAGTTTTGGGTTTTAGAGATTTTGAAGAAAGAAAGATTTCGGAATTTGCAGCTTCATGA
- the petG gene encoding cytochrome b6-f complex subunit V: MVEPLLDGMVLGLVFVTLAGLFYKAYEQYKRGNELGL, encoded by the coding sequence ATGGTTGAACCTCTACTTGATGGAATGGTTTTAGGTTTAGTTTTTGTTACTTTAGCTGGTTTGTTTTATAAAGCCTACGAACAATACAAGCGCGGCAACGAGCTGGGACTGTAA
- a CDS encoding DUF3370 domain-containing protein, which produces MFSFLLNFPIAQTTTPTPAPVEVVQPQQVRPLPGKLDNIPVFNSNSPELVLKEGILLSTFPSKGKKVSSAHLNFPFKGRFDIFAHHVAKASAPDDLRTLYLGIILHNPTSQPVTINVLHGASYLSQPDAPFIDLPSQKNNYFGRVFAGPGSRVTSDVLRKRRQSTIPAQLTIPAGESRMMMNAPIPVKELEPPINGRSTLMRLWSSDKVYAASLAMFAPTNADESERPPTLQEWQNLLDNGDLAGPRDKAPTPPEDINKPIIYGRVSGVAKGSQWNSLVVDSPKKTYLTIPQPGKAFSYGIATLHRGTLGTDQIQSAKMLARYSDTAYYAHGNYGIWYSLQLPLLNKSSAPQTVKVSLQTPIKEDELTKDGLRFFDNPSKRVFFRGTLRLRYTDDKGLPRTRYLHLVQNRGERGKPLTILNMKPGGKRLVEVDLLYPPDATPPQVLTVETEDK; this is translated from the coding sequence ATGTTCTCATTCTTACTTAATTTTCCTATCGCTCAAACAACTACTCCCACCCCGGCACCTGTAGAAGTAGTACAACCACAACAAGTGCGTCCTTTACCGGGTAAACTTGATAACATTCCAGTTTTTAATAGCAACAGTCCGGAATTAGTTCTCAAAGAAGGAATTCTGCTTTCGACATTTCCGTCTAAAGGAAAAAAAGTGTCCTCAGCACATCTTAATTTTCCTTTTAAAGGACGTTTTGATATATTTGCCCATCATGTTGCCAAAGCATCTGCACCGGATGATTTAAGGACGTTATACTTAGGGATAATTCTGCATAACCCAACCTCACAACCTGTAACGATAAATGTATTACATGGAGCAAGCTATTTAAGTCAACCGGATGCACCATTTATTGATTTACCATCCCAAAAAAATAATTATTTTGGTCGAGTTTTTGCAGGTCCCGGAAGTAGAGTAACGAGTGATGTTCTTAGAAAACGTCGTCAATCGACAATACCTGCTCAACTAACAATTCCAGCAGGGGAAAGTCGCATGATGATGAATGCACCCATTCCAGTAAAAGAACTGGAACCACCTATAAATGGACGTTCTACCTTAATGCGACTGTGGAGTAGTGATAAGGTATATGCTGCATCTTTAGCAATGTTTGCACCTACTAATGCTGATGAGAGCGAACGTCCCCCAACTTTACAAGAATGGCAAAATCTACTTGATAACGGTGATTTAGCAGGACCAAGAGATAAAGCACCTACACCACCAGAAGACATTAACAAACCAATAATTTACGGCAGAGTATCGGGAGTTGCAAAGGGTTCTCAATGGAATTCTTTAGTCGTCGATAGTCCTAAAAAAACTTATTTAACAATTCCTCAACCTGGTAAAGCTTTTTCCTACGGTATCGCTACCCTACATCGCGGAACTTTAGGAACCGATCAAATTCAAAGTGCTAAAATGTTAGCACGTTATTCCGATACCGCATATTACGCTCATGGCAATTATGGGATTTGGTACAGTTTACAGTTACCCTTACTAAATAAATCTTCAGCACCGCAGACCGTAAAAGTATCATTGCAAACACCAATTAAGGAAGATGAGTTAACCAAAGATGGATTGCGCTTCTTTGATAATCCATCTAAACGAGTTTTCTTTCGCGGTACGCTAAGATTGCGTTATACAGATGATAAAGGATTACCGCGTACTCGCTACCTACATTTAGTGCAAAATAGAGGTGAAAGAGGAAAACCTTTAACAATATTGAATATGAAACCAGGTGGTAAAAGACTTGTAGAAGTTGATTTACTTTATCCCCCAGATGCGACACCACCGCAAGTACTTACAGTTGAGACGGAAGATAAATAA
- a CDS encoding XisH family protein, whose amino-acid sequence MPAKDKYHETVKNALIKDGWTITRDPLRIRLARGRNLFVDLGAERFLAAEKGVEKIAVEVKSFIGASDMKDLEQAVGQFILYAPLLKRYYPEYILYLAVSEDTRKRVFEEEAGQTLLEDGIIRLFTFDIIKEEIVRWIP is encoded by the coding sequence ATGCCCGCAAAAGATAAATATCACGAAACTGTTAAAAATGCTTTAATTAAAGATGGTTGGACAATTACCCGAGATCCATTAAGGATTCGTTTAGCTCGCGGAAGAAATCTTTTTGTAGATTTAGGGGCAGAAAGATTTTTAGCGGCAGAAAAAGGAGTTGAAAAAATAGCAGTTGAAGTGAAAAGCTTTATCGGTGCTTCCGATATGAAAGATTTAGAACAAGCAGTTGGTCAGTTTATTTTGTATGCTCCTTTATTAAAACGTTATTATCCAGAATATATTCTTTATCTTGCAGTTAGTGAAGATACTCGTAAAAGAGTTTTTGAAGAAGAAGCAGGTCAAACTTTACTTGAAGATGGCATTATTCGTTTATTTACCTTCGATATTATTAAGGAGGAAATTGTCCGATGGATTCCTTGA
- the rsmD gene encoding 16S rRNA (guanine(966)-N(2))-methyltransferase RsmD translates to MLLRIYGKRQLKTLPGKQTRPTSARVREAIFNVWQGKIADCRWLDLCTGTGSMGAEALCRGAKLVVGIEKSKSACGVIKQNWQQVASSEQIWELLQGDILQQLPKLNEQQFDRIYLDPPYASDLYKPVLEAIARYKLLDRDGEIAVEHNPKLWTPPQMPDWEICRQKVYGNTTVSFYSYQ, encoded by the coding sequence ATTTTGTTAAGAATATACGGTAAACGTCAGTTAAAAACATTACCAGGGAAGCAAACCAGACCTACAAGTGCGAGAGTAAGAGAAGCTATATTCAATGTTTGGCAAGGAAAGATTGCTGATTGTCGCTGGTTAGATTTATGCACCGGAACTGGTTCTATGGGTGCAGAAGCTTTGTGTAGAGGGGCTAAACTCGTAGTTGGTATAGAAAAATCTAAAAGTGCTTGCGGTGTCATAAAGCAAAATTGGCAGCAAGTAGCAAGTTCCGAACAAATATGGGAACTTTTGCAAGGAGATATATTACAGCAATTACCCAAACTCAATGAACAGCAGTTTGACAGAATTTATTTAGATCCACCTTATGCAAGCGATTTGTATAAACCGGTTTTAGAAGCTATTGCTCGCTACAAGCTTTTAGATCGAGACGGAGAAATCGCAGTAGAGCATAATCCCAAATTATGGACACCACCACAAATGCCAGATTGGGAAATTTGCCGTCAAAAAGTTTATGGCAACACCACCGTCAGTTTTTACAGTTATCAGTGA
- the hisH gene encoding imidazole glycerol phosphate synthase subunit HisH codes for MAVIAVIDYDMGNLHSVCKALEKAGATPKVTSSAKDLERAMAIVLPGVGAFDPAMQNLRSRGLIEPIKNVVASGKPFLGICLGMQILFESSEEGVENGLGIIKGKVRRFRAESEIRIPHMGWNQLEITQPRSLLWEHLPPQPWVYFVHSFYVDPIEKKVNAATVTHGSQTVTAAIAYDNVTAVQFHPEKSSNVGLQILSNFVSQVREKVAV; via the coding sequence ATGGCGGTAATTGCAGTAATAGATTATGACATGGGAAATTTGCACTCAGTTTGTAAGGCTTTAGAAAAAGCTGGTGCAACCCCTAAAGTTACAAGTTCTGCCAAAGATTTGGAAAGAGCTATGGCAATTGTATTGCCTGGAGTTGGTGCCTTCGATCCGGCAATGCAAAATTTGCGATCGCGAGGTTTGATTGAACCAATAAAAAATGTAGTGGCTTCAGGTAAACCTTTTTTAGGAATATGTCTGGGAATGCAAATTCTATTTGAATCGTCTGAGGAAGGAGTTGAAAATGGATTAGGAATCATTAAAGGAAAGGTGAGACGTTTTCGCGCGGAGTCGGAAATAAGAATTCCTCATATGGGCTGGAATCAGTTGGAAATAACTCAGCCACGGAGCCTTTTATGGGAGCATTTACCACCCCAACCTTGGGTATACTTTGTTCATTCTTTCTATGTCGATCCAATAGAGAAAAAAGTGAATGCAGCAACCGTAACTCATGGTAGTCAAACTGTAACTGCTGCAATCGCTTACGATAATGTAACCGCAGTTCAGTTTCACCCCGAAAAATCTTCTAATGTAGGACTACAAATCCTTTCTAATTTTGTCTCTCAGGTACGTGAAAAAGTCGCTGTTTAA
- a CDS encoding ABC transporter ATP-binding protein, whose product MSLNRSNYWQLLPYIRPQWQTIAKGFVGIIGYVIATLGLIKLVEDLATPFGQGNVLEIAKLAVILAAVFLIRGFFQSVQDIYMAKAALRVAFNLRKQVYAHLQKLNLSYFETAKAGDLSYRLTEDVDRVGEVVHKMFHDFIPSSLQLIAIPIYMIYLSWQLTLATLIIAPLMAVLIAWFGDRLQKYSRRSQNQISDLSAILTEVFGGIRIIQAFAAESYEVARFSKEAEGTLQAKYNTERLKAIQIPIIGFLQALSFILLLFFAAWQISIENITVGTFFSYLSAAALLIDPVSHTTNNYNLFKEGEASVDRVFELLAIKQAVVEKPDAIILPRVTGKVEYCHVSFAYEASKPVIQDVDLLAMPGEAIALVGASGAGKSTFVNLLPRFYDTQKGQILIDGVDIKDVTLNSLRRQIGIVPQETIMFSGTIAGNIAFGQTEFDMQDVEKAAKIANAHDFISQMPDGYYTVVGERGAKLSGGQRQRIAIARAVLLNPRILILDEATSALDSESEALVQEALERLMENRTVFIIAHRLSTVRKCDRILVMEHGEVVESGTHDELLAFERRYARFYARQFS is encoded by the coding sequence TTGAGCTTGAATCGTTCTAATTACTGGCAACTTTTACCTTATATCCGTCCCCAGTGGCAGACTATTGCGAAAGGTTTTGTGGGAATTATCGGATACGTGATAGCTACTTTGGGATTAATTAAGCTAGTTGAAGATTTAGCAACTCCCTTTGGACAAGGTAATGTTTTAGAAATAGCAAAGCTTGCGGTTATATTAGCGGCAGTTTTCTTAATTAGGGGATTTTTTCAGTCAGTTCAAGATATTTACATGGCAAAGGCTGCTTTAAGAGTAGCTTTTAATCTCCGCAAGCAGGTTTACGCTCATCTACAAAAGTTGAATTTAAGTTACTTTGAAACCGCTAAAGCTGGGGATTTATCTTACCGACTTACCGAAGATGTCGATAGAGTCGGGGAAGTTGTCCACAAAATGTTTCACGATTTTATCCCTTCTTCGCTACAGTTAATTGCCATTCCCATATACATGATTTACCTTAGCTGGCAACTAACCTTAGCTACATTAATTATTGCTCCCTTGATGGCAGTTTTGATTGCTTGGTTTGGCGATCGCCTGCAAAAGTATTCTCGTCGCAGCCAAAATCAAATATCGGATTTATCGGCAATTTTAACAGAGGTGTTTGGGGGAATCCGGATTATTCAAGCTTTTGCGGCGGAGTCTTACGAAGTTGCTAGATTTAGTAAGGAAGCGGAAGGTACTTTGCAGGCTAAATATAATACGGAAAGATTAAAAGCGATTCAAATTCCAATTATTGGATTTTTACAGGCATTAAGTTTTATATTATTATTATTCTTCGCTGCTTGGCAGATTTCTATTGAAAATATTACAGTTGGAACGTTTTTTAGCTATCTTTCGGCGGCAGCTTTATTAATCGATCCCGTAAGTCATACTACTAATAACTATAATTTATTTAAAGAAGGGGAAGCTTCTGTAGACAGAGTTTTTGAATTATTAGCAATTAAGCAAGCGGTAGTAGAAAAACCAGACGCGATAATTCTTCCCCGAGTTACTGGCAAAGTGGAATATTGCCACGTTAGTTTTGCATACGAAGCAAGTAAACCAGTAATTCAAGATGTTGATTTATTAGCAATGCCGGGGGAAGCAATCGCTCTCGTAGGAGCTTCCGGTGCCGGTAAAAGCACATTTGTCAATCTTTTACCGCGTTTTTATGATACTCAAAAAGGTCAAATATTAATTGATGGTGTTGATATCAAAGATGTGACGTTAAATAGTTTGCGAAGACAAATTGGAATAGTACCCCAAGAAACAATTATGTTTTCGGGTACGATAGCTGGAAATATTGCTTTCGGACAAACTGAATTTGATATGCAAGACGTTGAGAAAGCAGCGAAAATCGCCAACGCTCACGATTTTATCAGTCAAATGCCCGATGGTTATTATACCGTAGTTGGCGAACGCGGCGCGAAATTATCTGGTGGACAAAGACAAAGAATAGCGATCGCTCGTGCTGTATTATTAAATCCGAGAATTTTGATTTTAGATGAAGCGACATCTGCACTAGATTCGGAATCGGAAGCTTTAGTACAGGAAGCATTGGAAAGATTGATGGAAAATCGCACGGTGTTTATCATTGCTCACCGTTTGAGTACTGTGAGGAAATGCGACAGAATTTTAGTGATGGAACATGGGGAAGTTGTGGAATCGGGAACCCATGATGAATTGTTGGCTTTTGAGCGTCGGTATGCCAGGTTTTATGCGCGGCAGTTTAGTTAA
- a CDS encoding NAD(P)/FAD-dependent oxidoreductase, translating into MKLNKKNLAERADTVYDAIVVGGGMGGLSAAIYLARYGLKCLVIEKGKGRSIWMQDLRNYVGLSPDTSGCSIVNQSTKQAIEWGADHLQGFVEDATEEGDTFAVKVKIGRKDSVYQVFRSKYLIAASGVIDVLPELENMQNVYDYAGYTLHVCMICDGFDMWDQKAVLIAGKESQINAAFVMNWFTPYITVLTHGLCEVGDEMKQKLAEHGYPLYEKKIAKFLGEKHQMSGVELEDGTIIEATTGLINMGSIYHNKYLKGIDGLEWDGENLVTHDLAQTSHERIFALGDLKKGLNQVSVAVADGTMAATQIWRNIRRASQPRKWEANIR; encoded by the coding sequence ATGAAACTGAATAAAAAGAATCTTGCCGAACGTGCGGATACAGTATACGATGCCATCGTGGTTGGCGGTGGAATGGGTGGTTTATCGGCTGCGATTTATCTTGCTCGTTATGGACTCAAATGTCTCGTGATTGAAAAAGGAAAGGGACGTTCTATATGGATGCAGGATTTACGAAATTATGTTGGCTTAAGTCCAGATACTAGCGGATGTTCGATTGTCAATCAATCTACAAAGCAAGCGATTGAATGGGGTGCAGATCATTTGCAGGGGTTTGTAGAAGATGCTACTGAGGAAGGCGATACCTTTGCAGTTAAAGTAAAAATTGGTAGGAAAGACAGCGTTTATCAAGTATTTAGAAGTAAATATTTAATTGCTGCATCGGGTGTGATTGATGTTTTACCCGAATTAGAAAATATGCAGAATGTTTACGATTATGCAGGGTATACACTGCACGTCTGCATGATTTGTGATGGTTTTGATATGTGGGATCAAAAAGCAGTTTTGATTGCAGGGAAGGAGTCTCAAATTAATGCTGCTTTTGTGATGAACTGGTTTACTCCTTATATTACGGTGTTGACTCACGGATTATGTGAAGTGGGTGACGAGATGAAGCAGAAGTTAGCAGAACATGGTTATCCCCTTTACGAAAAGAAGATTGCTAAATTCTTGGGTGAAAAGCATCAAATGAGTGGTGTTGAATTAGAAGACGGCACGATAATTGAAGCAACCACTGGTTTAATTAATATGGGTTCGATTTACCACAATAAATATTTGAAGGGTATTGATGGGTTGGAATGGGATGGTGAAAATTTAGTAACTCATGATTTAGCTCAAACCAGTCACGAACGTATTTTTGCTTTAGGAGATTTGAAAAAAGGATTGAATCAAGTTTCTGTTGCAGTCGCAGATGGAACAATGGCAGCCACTCAAATCTGGCGGAATATTCGTCGAGCAAGTCAACCAAGGAAGTGGGAAGCGAATATTAGATAA
- a CDS encoding RuBisCO large subunit C-terminal-like domain-containing protein yields the protein MMIEVDYRFPPGVDAQKQAKVIAVGQTAGTWDARFAHREATLSKHLGQVIAVKTEDNTGYSQAKVRFPEANVENDISSLLTMIFGKYSMAGAAKVVAVKLSENYGLLPKLGISGIRERLGVFNRPLIMAIFKPALGLSAQDHADILKQVAYAGLDIIKDDEILGDLDVAPTLERLKACRQVIDEIKQKTGRTILYAVNVTGSADKLLEKARLLVREGANALLLNVLPYGFSVLQALATDADINVPIFTHPALAGALCAAPDHGISYSVILGTFMAHGGADAVLYPAHYGSLPFDASEEAKIKNSLRDRNVFPVPSAGIHPGIVPQAIADYGDDVILNAGTGIMDHPDGAAAGVKAFFQALEKVERGESFELESLNDGALKRALQKWGKK from the coding sequence CTGATGATTGAAGTTGATTATCGTTTTCCGCCCGGAGTAGATGCCCAAAAACAAGCTAAAGTTATTGCTGTTGGACAAACTGCGGGTACTTGGGATGCTCGTTTTGCTCACCGAGAAGCAACTTTAAGCAAGCATCTTGGACAAGTCATTGCAGTAAAAACCGAAGATAATACTGGTTATAGTCAAGCAAAAGTTAGGTTCCCCGAAGCAAACGTCGAGAATGATATTTCCAGCTTGCTAACAATGATATTTGGTAAATATTCAATGGCAGGGGCTGCAAAAGTTGTAGCAGTAAAATTATCCGAGAATTATGGTTTGTTACCTAAGCTTGGTATTTCTGGAATTAGAGAAAGACTCGGAGTATTTAACCGTCCTCTAATTATGGCAATATTTAAACCAGCTTTAGGACTTAGTGCCCAAGACCATGCTGATATTTTAAAACAAGTTGCTTACGCAGGTCTAGATATTATTAAAGATGATGAGATTCTTGGAGACTTAGATGTTGCTCCTACCTTGGAACGTCTTAAAGCTTGTCGTCAAGTGATTGATGAAATCAAGCAAAAAACCGGACGCACTATATTGTATGCCGTTAACGTTACCGGAAGTGCAGATAAATTATTAGAAAAAGCGCGTTTATTAGTAAGAGAAGGCGCTAATGCATTGTTACTTAACGTACTCCCTTACGGATTCTCAGTACTGCAAGCATTAGCCACTGATGCAGATATTAATGTACCTATTTTTACTCATCCAGCCCTTGCAGGCGCTTTGTGTGCGGCTCCAGACCACGGTATATCGTATTCTGTAATACTAGGAACTTTCATGGCTCATGGGGGTGCTGATGCGGTGTTGTATCCAGCACATTATGGAAGTTTACCCTTTGATGCATCAGAGGAAGCAAAAATCAAAAATAGCTTGCGCGATCGCAATGTTTTTCCGGTTCCTTCTGCGGGTATTCACCCCGGCATCGTACCTCAAGCAATAGCAGATTACGGTGATGATGTAATTTTGAATGCGGGTACGGGAATAATGGATCATCCCGATGGTGCTGCTGCTGGAGTCAAAGCATTTTTTCAAGCTTTGGAAAAAGTCGAGAGGGGAGAGTCTTTTGAATTGGAAAGTTTGAATGATGGTGCCCTGAAGCGAGCTTTGCAGAAATGGGGAAAGAAGTAA
- a CDS encoding VOC family protein, with amino-acid sequence MRQQLNIVTLGVEDLQRSLKFYKDGLGWKLSSASNENIAFFQMGGVVLSLYPQDKLAEDVKIKSDGDGFSGITLAYNAKDEAEVDKVLQQVEALGAKIVKKAEKVFWGGYSGYFADFDGNLWEVAWNPFFEFDESDNLVLP; translated from the coding sequence ATGAGACAGCAATTAAATATAGTCACTTTAGGAGTAGAAGACTTACAGCGCTCGCTGAAATTCTATAAAGATGGTTTGGGATGGAAGCTATCGAGCGCGAGTAATGAAAATATTGCTTTTTTCCAGATGGGTGGTGTGGTGCTTTCGCTTTATCCGCAAGATAAGTTGGCTGAAGATGTGAAAATCAAATCGGATGGTGATGGCTTTTCGGGAATAACTCTCGCTTACAATGCCAAAGATGAAGCGGAGGTAGACAAGGTATTGCAGCAGGTGGAAGCTTTAGGAGCAAAAATCGTCAAAAAAGCCGAAAAAGTTTTTTGGGGTGGTTACAGCGGATATTTTGCGGATTTTGACGGAAATTTATGGGAAGTTGCATGGAATCCGTTTTTTGAGTTTGATGAGTCGGATAATCTCGTACTACCTTAA